One part of the Bacteroidota bacterium genome encodes these proteins:
- a CDS encoding DegT/DnrJ/EryC1/StrS family aminotransferase — MVDLIGQYKKIQPEIDKAIHDVVVSSAYINGPDVKHFAKELEDYLEVKHVIPCANGTDALQIAMMALNFKPGDEIITASFTYVATAEVIALLQLKPVLVDVDPDTFTIDCDALERAITSRTVAIVPVHLFGQCANMQRVMEIANAHNLYVIEDTAQAIGAEYTMSNGTTMKAGTIGTIGTTSFFPSKNLGCMGDGGAIFTQNDELAMRIRMIANHGQSVQYHHDEIGVNSRLDTIQAAILRVKLQHLDEYCASRLQVADYYDKAFANNPKLKTPSRENGSTHVFHQYTLVLNGVSRTALREFLDSKGIPSMIYYPIPLHMQKAYMDPRYKKGDFPVTEALCDHVISLPMHTEMNNEDLAYITSSVLEFVNR; from the coding sequence ATGGTTGACCTTATTGGTCAGTACAAAAAGATTCAACCGGAAATTGACAAAGCGATTCATGATGTTGTCGTTTCATCCGCTTATATTAACGGACCGGATGTTAAGCATTTCGCGAAAGAGTTAGAAGATTATTTAGAAGTCAAACATGTGATTCCCTGTGCAAATGGAACAGATGCTTTACAGATAGCCATGATGGCTTTGAATTTTAAACCGGGGGATGAAATTATTACGGCCAGTTTTACCTATGTGGCGACGGCAGAAGTGATTGCACTTTTACAACTGAAACCTGTTTTGGTAGATGTGGATCCGGACACCTTCACTATAGACTGTGATGCATTAGAGCGGGCAATTACCTCCAGAACGGTGGCTATCGTTCCGGTTCATTTATTCGGTCAATGTGCCAACATGCAAAGGGTGATGGAAATCGCCAACGCACATAATCTATATGTGATAGAAGATACTGCACAGGCCATAGGAGCAGAATACACCATGTCAAATGGCACCACTATGAAGGCCGGAACGATAGGCACGATTGGCACCACCTCCTTTTTTCCTTCCAAAAACTTAGGTTGTATGGGAGATGGAGGAGCCATCTTTACACAAAATGACGAACTGGCCATGAGAATCAGAATGATTGCTAACCATGGACAGAGTGTGCAATATCATCATGATGAAATTGGAGTAAACAGCCGACTCGACACAATACAGGCGGCTATCCTTCGTGTCAAATTACAGCATCTCGATGAATACTGTGCTTCACGTTTGCAGGTGGCTGATTATTACGATAAAGCCTTTGCGAATAATCCCAAATTAAAAACCCCTTCCCGCGAAAATGGATCTACGCATGTATTTCATCAATATACGTTGGTGCTGAATGGGGTTTCAAGAACCGCTTTGCGTGAATTCCTGGATAGTAAAGGGATTCCATCCATGATCTATTATCCTATCCCGTTGCATATGCAGAAAGCGTATATGGATCCGAGATATAAAAAAGGGGATTTCCCGGTAACGGAAGCGCTTTGTGATCATGTCATTTCCCTGCCGATGCATACGGAAATGAACAATGAAGATCTTGCCTATATCACCTCCAGTGTTCTTGAATTTGTCAACCGTTGA